The following coding sequences lie in one Flavobacterium sediminis genomic window:
- a CDS encoding RHS repeat protein, with translation MIKYKLITAFCLFLSFLGYGQEELELPDYAVPSPQSNGLAQFGDLNIDESSGKFSHTISVFNYPAGSINVPVGLTYMGNGVKVEENPDWTGMNWNLNAGGVITRTVRDLPDETTYPSYHYSPDQIADMFQSGEIADMDDFGFFVEDNKNYDSEADVFSFNFLGYSGTFYLEKDSLGNYSAKLSKYESEFKVELLGNFSAPNGFYDFGDQSSNNPHYEFKFTGPDGTTYFFGGVVTSQTGADNFEAVEETELFDHNPLHQSMRAKTAFYLTKIESFNGDTVYFTYETIPSYYVYYKKNQKVSKIIYSESEPGCEGSSSTPENNMQTLTVRNKIFNGKFLKQIWSPQNGLYVDFTSTGVYEQVTPITTNLKYKVLSQISYGTNTFNLSYSPSLTQLASGDIDKFFLVDTNMESSSGTTTLQYTFEYEDLNNIPGVNSNAQDYLGYFNGVTANANLLPKNAEKLFSDYLLLYITPETGPLSYYDYIYEQSKFSEIGNLADREPYFDYATNGCLKKITYPTGGYTLIDYEPEDKKTVYADKELQINFDPVFGSDMEDELLLSNYTVVFSGNDFYEVYNDLPGIPEEQTVELTLTFTGSNTNVATLDYRDFAYVEITNITTDSVFTKNLHFPAEELMNSAGQTSFTTQYAFNYTFKKQDKYNIKIGFGDNYAPNEGYINDPNTTMLTPNLFGKLEFKYLDGYDPDDGLGIRVKRIVDYTASGETASYKRYYYSNIQKLDDTGIKKYYPLFHSFSLEGTQGFNQGTQSNCMVLSTYMEMNSQLQAFNLPVLYGALEEERTVSVSLGGENFEKGGYEKDFYTQRDEYQEFFNPAGEEYGSYYSALAYTFKSFNNAATNTSAVDGLLLRERLWERTNSAPDLRLQKETCYDYHINFFHQNPNMLYVQMFQSTFGFTGNATNLGSMYMGYYFNNTYKPELRWKVETDFLSDVSVWDYFTANTSFNLNQLPDYSSFDTRTLRTDYLDNINNIYSGMPGHIKTTNSSGEILEVKNYYPTDYFLGQLTNLSGSELTAYGALETANRIAQPIYVESFKNTGKTSAVKYIYEQPDANLPFLLSKVQSAKEDQSLEDRIIYAKYDDNGNPVEVQKEKGVKVVYIWSESRKPLYKVVNSDYDTVMAALTASGITLGNGFSGATISANQTLINQSTLATAQVYCYRYNMYDLIVQMVQPNGNYIDYQYDAFNRLQNVKDKDGNILSENEIHYTSDN, from the coding sequence ATGATAAAATATAAACTAATTACTGCTTTTTGTCTCTTTTTAAGTTTTTTAGGGTACGGACAAGAAGAACTGGAATTGCCGGATTATGCAGTTCCGTCACCACAATCAAACGGATTGGCACAATTCGGAGATTTGAATATAGATGAGTCGAGCGGAAAATTTTCACATACCATTTCGGTATTTAATTATCCGGCGGGTAGTATAAACGTTCCCGTAGGTTTAACATACATGGGAAATGGAGTTAAAGTTGAAGAAAACCCTGACTGGACAGGGATGAATTGGAATTTGAATGCAGGAGGCGTGATCACAAGAACGGTGCGTGATCTTCCGGATGAAACGACATATCCGTCCTATCATTATTCACCGGATCAGATTGCCGATATGTTCCAAAGCGGAGAAATAGCAGATATGGATGATTTTGGTTTTTTTGTAGAAGACAATAAGAACTACGATTCTGAAGCCGATGTGTTCAGTTTTAATTTTCTGGGATACTCAGGAACATTTTATTTAGAGAAGGACAGTTTGGGGAACTACAGTGCAAAACTTTCCAAATACGAATCAGAATTCAAAGTAGAGCTACTCGGTAATTTTTCAGCACCTAACGGGTTTTATGATTTCGGAGATCAAAGTTCAAACAATCCGCATTACGAGTTTAAGTTTACAGGACCAGACGGGACGACCTATTTTTTCGGTGGTGTAGTGACCAGTCAAACCGGAGCCGATAATTTTGAGGCAGTAGAGGAAACGGAACTATTTGACCACAACCCGTTACACCAAAGCATGAGAGCTAAAACAGCTTTTTACCTTACCAAGATAGAAAGCTTTAACGGAGATACCGTTTATTTTACGTATGAAACCATTCCCAGCTATTATGTTTACTATAAAAAGAACCAAAAGGTAAGTAAAATAATTTATTCAGAATCAGAGCCAGGTTGTGAAGGAAGTTCTTCTACTCCTGAAAATAACATGCAGACCCTGACCGTTAGAAATAAAATATTTAACGGAAAGTTCTTAAAGCAGATTTGGAGTCCGCAAAACGGACTGTATGTCGATTTTACGTCCACAGGAGTTTACGAACAGGTAACACCGATAACCACTAACTTAAAATACAAGGTGCTGAGTCAGATCAGTTACGGGACCAATACTTTTAATCTGAGCTATTCCCCTTCATTGACCCAGTTAGCCTCAGGGGATATCGACAAATTCTTTTTAGTGGATACGAACATGGAATCCAGCTCAGGAACTACAACCCTGCAGTATACTTTTGAATACGAAGATCTGAACAACATTCCGGGGGTTAACTCTAATGCACAGGACTATTTGGGCTATTTTAACGGAGTTACAGCCAATGCTAACCTACTGCCTAAGAATGCCGAGAAATTATTTTCAGATTATTTATTACTTTATATAACCCCTGAAACGGGACCTTTATCGTATTACGATTATATATATGAGCAATCAAAATTCTCAGAGATCGGTAATTTAGCCGACAGAGAACCTTATTTTGATTATGCAACCAATGGGTGTTTAAAGAAAATAACCTACCCGACCGGAGGATATACCCTGATCGATTATGAACCGGAAGACAAAAAAACGGTTTATGCCGATAAAGAACTACAGATCAATTTTGATCCGGTTTTCGGTTCAGACATGGAAGACGAACTGCTTTTATCAAATTATACAGTAGTTTTTTCGGGCAATGATTTTTATGAAGTATATAATGATCTTCCGGGAATTCCGGAAGAACAAACGGTTGAGTTGACCTTAACCTTTACAGGGTCTAATACTAATGTGGCGACCTTAGATTACAGAGATTTTGCATACGTGGAGATCACGAATATAACTACGGATTCCGTATTTACAAAAAACCTGCATTTTCCGGCAGAAGAGCTGATGAATAGCGCAGGGCAAACGAGTTTTACGACACAATACGCTTTTAATTATACGTTTAAGAAACAGGATAAGTACAATATCAAGATCGGTTTTGGGGATAATTATGCACCCAATGAGGGCTATATAAATGATCCTAACACGACTATGCTGACACCTAATTTGTTCGGAAAACTGGAATTCAAATATTTAGACGGTTACGATCCGGACGACGGATTGGGGATCAGAGTAAAACGCATTGTAGATTACACAGCTTCCGGAGAAACAGCTTCCTATAAGCGGTATTATTACTCAAACATTCAGAAATTAGACGATACAGGAATAAAAAAATATTATCCTTTGTTCCATAGTTTTTCTTTAGAAGGAACACAAGGTTTTAATCAGGGGACACAGTCAAATTGCATGGTGCTATCGACCTATATGGAGATGAATTCACAACTGCAGGCGTTTAACCTTCCGGTGCTTTATGGAGCATTGGAAGAAGAAAGAACCGTTAGCGTGAGCCTTGGCGGAGAGAATTTTGAAAAAGGAGGCTATGAAAAAGATTTTTATACGCAAAGAGATGAGTATCAAGAGTTCTTTAACCCGGCAGGAGAAGAATACGGCTCTTATTATTCTGCTTTAGCCTATACCTTTAAAAGCTTTAACAATGCGGCAACCAATACAAGTGCTGTAGACGGACTCTTGCTCAGGGAAAGGCTTTGGGAAAGAACCAACTCGGCTCCTGATCTGCGATTGCAAAAAGAAACCTGCTACGATTACCATATCAACTTTTTTCACCAAAACCCTAATATGCTTTATGTACAGATGTTCCAAAGTACTTTTGGTTTTACTGGAAATGCAACGAATTTGGGCTCAATGTATATGGGCTATTATTTCAATAATACCTATAAACCGGAGCTGCGATGGAAGGTTGAAACTGATTTTTTAAGCGATGTAAGCGTATGGGATTATTTTACGGCCAACACCAGTTTTAACCTTAATCAATTACCCGATTACAGTTCGTTTGACACCCGAACGTTAAGAACAGATTATCTGGATAATATCAATAACATTTATTCCGGTATGCCGGGACATATAAAAACCACCAACAGCAGTGGAGAGATACTAGAGGTAAAAAATTACTATCCTACGGATTATTTTCTGGGGCAACTGACGAATTTAAGCGGTAGCGAGCTAACAGCCTACGGAGCACTTGAAACAGCCAACCGTATAGCACAACCGATCTATGTTGAAAGCTTTAAAAATACCGGCAAAACATCGGCCGTAAAATACATTTACGAACAACCGGATGCAAACCTACCTTTTCTACTGAGTAAGGTACAGAGTGCTAAAGAAGATCAGTCGTTAGAGGACCGCATCATTTATGCAAAATACGACGATAACGGAAACCCCGTAGAGGTTCAAAAAGAAAAAGGAGTCAAAGTGGTATACATCTGGTCAGAGAGCAGAAAACCGTTGTATAAAGTGGTTAACAGCGATTATGATACCGTGATGGCAGCCTTGACCGCATCGGGAATTACCCTGGGCAACGGTTTTAGCGGAGCTACGATCAGTGCAAACCAAACCTTGATCAATCAAAGCACCCTGGCAACAGCCCAAGTTTATTGTTACCGCTATAATATGTACGATCTGATCGTACAGATGGTTCAACCTAACGGAAACTATATAGATTATCAGTACGACGCCTTCAACCGTTTACAGAATGTCAAAGACAAAGACGGCAACATCCTGAGCGAAAACGAAATACACTATACAAGCGATAACTAA
- a CDS encoding T9SS type A sorting domain-containing protein → MVKLKDKDKEEKARIDLEAVPNPTEYFTNVIVSFDYSKGTATLYDLSGRTISRTEIKGEKTIPVDLTNLPTGIYVVEIKTDTETGGVKVIKK, encoded by the coding sequence GTGGTAAAGCTCAAAGACAAGGACAAGGAAGAGAAAGCCCGAATTGATCTGGAAGCGGTACCGAACCCGACGGAATATTTTACCAATGTAATTGTAAGCTTTGACTACAGCAAAGGAACAGCAACTTTATACGATTTGAGCGGAAGAACGATCAGCCGTACGGAGATCAAAGGCGAAAAAACGATACCGGTAGATTTGACCAACCTACCAACCGGGATCTATGTAGTAGAAATAAAGACCGATACCGAAACCGGCGGGGTTAAAGTGATTAAGAAATAA